One segment of Radiobacillus kanasensis DNA contains the following:
- a CDS encoding sensor histidine kinase: MIVILYGLFFPYSSGGWGFQILERINNSLMNMDSGRLLLSAFSYVCRSSITFIFVYIGAILAATQMTRLWNKCRFSYAFIFLTLAQVISLNILYKEHYAYVPHFLALALLLLYRVYIPRQKYFYLSFSVLTTFTIIAFQCLNLINGLTTFHFGTDDLAISLKLTDRFLSQNELLTTLFLALFMVMVIISIIYTILISLYNKQLTTFKQYQKQELELKRTRFALIESKVYQEIHSLVHDLKTPLVSVEGLLSLIQMKYPYEKDPKLKDYLDRVDGSIQKMSDMISEILYEDIKRNISVSELMNYVTSHLALDEQLIDMNIELESDLPPIRVNKIRFSRAISNLLENSIVSFQGKKGKIRITISSHLTGVLFEIWDNGSGINQQDLQTIWEEGFSTKDSTGLGLTFVKRVVDHHDGSIAVSSTLGSHTKIDIYIPSQGGNRHDSSRGG, from the coding sequence ATGATTGTGATCCTTTACGGATTGTTCTTCCCTTATTCATCAGGTGGATGGGGATTTCAAATACTGGAACGAATCAATAATAGCCTCATGAATATGGACAGTGGACGTTTACTATTATCCGCTTTCTCCTACGTATGTCGAAGCTCCATCACCTTTATATTCGTCTACATTGGTGCAATTCTAGCAGCGACTCAGATGACGAGATTATGGAATAAATGTCGGTTTTCGTATGCCTTTATTTTTTTAACACTAGCACAGGTGATTAGTCTGAATATCCTATATAAGGAGCATTACGCTTATGTCCCACATTTCCTTGCTTTAGCCCTGCTTTTACTTTATCGAGTGTATATTCCAAGACAGAAATATTTTTACTTATCTTTTTCTGTGCTGACGACCTTTACGATTATTGCATTCCAATGCCTAAATCTTATAAATGGTCTGACAACATTTCACTTTGGTACGGATGATCTAGCGATTTCCTTGAAGCTAACGGATCGCTTTTTATCACAAAATGAGCTATTGACAACCCTTTTCCTGGCCTTATTCATGGTCATGGTAATTATCTCGATCATTTACACGATATTGATAAGTCTCTACAATAAGCAGCTAACAACCTTCAAACAATATCAAAAACAAGAATTAGAATTAAAAAGGACGCGCTTCGCTCTTATTGAATCGAAAGTTTATCAAGAAATTCATTCGCTCGTTCATGATTTAAAAACACCTTTGGTTTCCGTCGAAGGGCTTCTTTCGCTTATCCAGATGAAATATCCATATGAAAAGGATCCGAAGCTTAAAGATTACTTAGACCGAGTCGACGGTTCTATTCAAAAAATGAGTGATATGATATCGGAGATTTTATATGAAGACATCAAACGAAATATTTCTGTAAGTGAATTGATGAATTATGTCACGAGCCACCTTGCGCTTGATGAACAACTGATTGATATGAATATAGAATTGGAATCAGACTTACCTCCTATTCGAGTAAACAAAATACGGTTTTCAAGAGCTATATCAAACCTACTTGAAAATTCAATCGTGTCCTTTCAAGGAAAAAAGGGGAAAATTCGAATAACAATCTCCTCTCATTTAACCGGTGTTTTATTTGAAATATGGGATAACGGTTCCGGAATTAATCAACAGGATCTACAAACGATTTGGGAAGAAGGCTTTAGTACGAAAGATTCTACAGGATTGGGATTGACATTCGTCAAGCGTGTCGTTGATCATCACGATGGAAGTATAGCCGTATCCAGCACCTTAGGTAGTCATACGAAAATAGATATATACATACCATCACAAGGAGGGAATAGACATGATTCTAGTCGTGGAGGATAA
- a CDS encoding DUF6305 family protein produces the protein MRALKPILTLLFLSIVFIWVPFPPQPQLVLNTYPNLPAPIGQEKVLITSAGQAIEGKMIEKIAEDIHLENDYRPRALASDLYDYETIIIDIGYSSNALHMKNKELAEEKARIENLLKEAKATNKPIIMTYVSSDYRTDQQTEELLQVAIPYASYFIGVRDPYLPQHLITVIEEKDIPVTFVNQLDDLATPINAAFR, from the coding sequence ATGAGAGCATTAAAGCCTATTTTAACCTTATTATTTCTTTCTATCGTATTCATTTGGGTGCCTTTTCCACCCCAACCTCAACTTGTGCTAAACACATATCCCAATCTACCAGCCCCAATAGGGCAGGAGAAAGTACTCATCACATCTGCTGGACAAGCCATCGAGGGTAAAATGATAGAAAAGATAGCAGAAGACATCCACCTTGAAAATGACTATCGTCCTAGGGCTCTTGCCTCTGACTTGTACGACTATGAAACCATTATCATAGATATAGGCTACAGCAGTAATGCGCTACACATGAAAAACAAAGAATTAGCCGAGGAAAAAGCACGGATAGAGAATCTTCTAAAGGAAGCAAAAGCTACTAATAAACCCATTATTATGACCTATGTATCCAGTGACTATCGCACAGATCAGCAAACCGAAGAACTATTACAAGTAGCGATTCCCTATGCCTCCTATTTTATTGGAGTAAGAGATCCATATCTTCCTCAGCATTTAATTACAGTTATAGAAGAAAAAGATATCCCAGTGACGTTTGTAAATCAACTAGATGATTTAGCGACTCCCATTAATGCAGCATTTCGATAA
- a CDS encoding ABC transporter permease, with product MLTYIIRRILLLIPVLLGVSILAFSLLFLIPGDPAQSLLGQKGTEVQLEQLREEMGLDDPFLVQYGRYIGNVLQGDLGESVKSKEEVSVEIASRLPATIELTIFAMTIAIVIGVLAGVIAAVKQYSWFDNLSMTGALFGVSLPIFFLGLMMIWIFSVQLDILPASGRLSNNTELESITNFFLLDSILTGNWAAFKDAFIHLLMPGVALGTIPMAIIARMTRSSMLEVMKQDYIRTANAKGLAKPIVIFRHAIKNAFLPVLTVIGLQFGLLLGGAVLTETIFSWPGIGRYVLNGVLGRDYPVVQSSILLIATIFVIVNLITDILYKYFDPRISYD from the coding sequence TTGCTTACTTATATCATTCGACGCATTCTTTTACTTATTCCTGTTTTATTAGGCGTATCCATTCTCGCCTTTTCTTTACTTTTCCTCATCCCTGGTGACCCAGCCCAAAGCTTGTTAGGTCAAAAAGGAACGGAAGTACAACTGGAACAGCTTCGAGAGGAAATGGGCTTAGACGACCCTTTCCTCGTTCAGTATGGAAGATATATCGGAAATGTTCTTCAAGGAGATCTTGGGGAATCGGTGAAATCGAAAGAGGAAGTCAGTGTAGAGATTGCATCACGATTACCAGCCACCATAGAACTCACGATATTTGCAATGACGATTGCGATTGTCATTGGTGTATTAGCTGGAGTTATCGCCGCGGTAAAGCAATACTCGTGGTTTGACAATCTGAGTATGACAGGTGCACTGTTTGGCGTCTCCTTACCCATCTTTTTCCTCGGTCTTATGATGATTTGGATTTTTTCCGTTCAGCTCGATATTCTTCCGGCATCGGGACGGCTATCGAATAACACGGAACTGGAAAGCATCACAAATTTTTTCTTATTAGACAGCATCCTAACGGGAAATTGGGCTGCATTTAAAGATGCCTTTATCCACCTGTTAATGCCAGGGGTTGCTCTTGGGACAATACCGATGGCCATTATCGCACGGATGACACGATCTAGTATGCTCGAAGTTATGAAACAGGATTATATTCGAACAGCAAACGCCAAAGGTTTAGCTAAGCCTATTGTTATTTTTAGACATGCTATCAAAAATGCATTCTTACCTGTCTTGACGGTGATCGGTCTCCAATTCGGCTTACTTTTAGGTGGGGCTGTATTAACAGAAACCATCTTTTCCTGGCCTGGTATTGGAAGATATGTATTAAATGGTGTACTCGGAAGAGATTATCCGGTTGTACAAAGTTCCATCTTACTCATTGCGACAATCTTCGTTATCGTCAACTTAATTACAGACATTTTATACAAATACTTTGACCCGAGAATCTCCTATGACTAG
- the whiA gene encoding DNA-binding protein WhiA, translating into MSFASDIKKELTNVPNKDCCAKAELAALVRMNGAISLAKQDYLLDVQTENAAIARRIYTLIKAAYSLPVELLVRKKMKLKKNNVYIVRMKEGVKAFLSDLDILQEPFTLVRTISSAFTEKTCCSRAYLRGAFLAGGSVNNPETSSYHLEISNAYKEHNDALCDLLNTFQLHARKLERKKGYITYIKEAEKITDFLSNIGAHQALLKFEDVRIVRDMRNSVNRLVNCETANLNKTIGAAFRQVENIRFIDRTVGLDALPDKLKEIARLRVEHQDVSLKELGELVSTGKISKSGINHRLRKIDEFADKLRRGEPITK; encoded by the coding sequence ATGTCGTTTGCTTCCGATATAAAAAAAGAACTAACGAACGTTCCGAATAAGGATTGCTGTGCCAAAGCAGAGTTAGCAGCTCTTGTCCGGATGAATGGTGCTATCTCACTGGCCAAGCAGGATTATTTGTTAGACGTTCAAACTGAAAATGCAGCAATCGCACGTAGGATTTATACGTTAATAAAAGCAGCGTATTCTCTGCCGGTTGAATTGTTAGTTCGAAAAAAGATGAAATTGAAAAAAAATAACGTGTATATTGTCCGAATGAAAGAGGGAGTAAAGGCCTTCTTATCTGATTTAGATATTTTACAGGAGCCTTTTACATTGGTTCGCACGATATCTAGTGCATTTACCGAGAAAACATGCTGTAGCAGGGCATATTTACGAGGTGCTTTCCTAGCAGGGGGTTCTGTAAATAATCCGGAAACCTCTTCGTACCACTTAGAAATTTCTAATGCGTATAAGGAGCACAATGATGCTTTATGTGATTTGCTAAATACATTCCAGCTACATGCCCGTAAGCTAGAAAGAAAAAAAGGCTACATTACGTATATTAAAGAAGCCGAAAAGATTACTGATTTTCTTAGTAATATCGGTGCACACCAAGCCCTTCTCAAGTTTGAGGATGTACGGATTGTTCGTGATATGCGTAACTCCGTCAATCGACTGGTTAATTGTGAAACCGCTAATCTAAACAAAACGATTGGAGCAGCCTTTCGTCAAGTGGAAAATATTCGATTTATTGATAGAACGGTCGGACTAGATGCATTACCGGATAAATTAAAAGAAATTGCAAGATTAAGAGTAGAACACCAAGATGTAAGTCTAAAGGAACTAGGTGAGCTTGTTTCAACAGGCAAGATTAGTAAATCTGGTATTAATCATCGACTTCGAAAAATTGATGAATTTGCGGATAAATTGCGAAGAGGCGAACCGATTACAAAATAA
- a CDS encoding response regulator → MILVVEDNEDIRYTIKEICDFADWEVAEAATGKKGVELSRQLAPELILVDYHMPEWDGLKTTMEIRKMNHSVPIIVLTVDERQEIADRFHQAGATDFALKPIKAPDLISRIRLNLKVSKLTQEDNEVFVDKGINTSTRQTIKSYLLQQNKPLSITDIEQALPISYQTVHRYLNHMADKGEVEVISMYGTKGRPKNAYRII, encoded by the coding sequence ATGATTCTAGTCGTGGAGGATAATGAAGATATCCGCTATACCATTAAGGAAATTTGTGACTTTGCAGACTGGGAGGTTGCAGAAGCTGCAACAGGTAAAAAAGGGGTTGAGCTATCGCGTCAATTAGCCCCAGAACTTATTTTAGTAGATTACCACATGCCGGAATGGGATGGCTTAAAAACAACAATGGAAATAAGAAAAATGAATCATTCTGTCCCCATCATCGTCCTAACTGTTGATGAACGACAAGAAATTGCCGATCGATTTCATCAAGCTGGAGCTACAGACTTTGCCCTTAAACCGATAAAAGCTCCTGACTTAATTTCTCGAATTCGCTTAAACTTGAAAGTAAGTAAACTGACACAAGAAGATAACGAAGTGTTTGTTGATAAAGGAATTAATACGTCCACGAGGCAGACTATTAAATCCTATCTACTGCAGCAAAACAAGCCACTTTCCATTACCGACATTGAACAAGCTTTGCCTATCTCCTACCAAACTGTGCACCGCTATTTGAACCACATGGCAGACAAAGGGGAAGTCGAAGTCATCTCGATGTACGGAACTAAGGGTCGTCCTAAAAACGCATATCGAATCATATAA
- the clpP gene encoding ATP-dependent Clp endopeptidase proteolytic subunit ClpP — protein sequence MNLIPTVIEQTNRGERAYDIYSRLLKDRIIMLGSGIDDNVSNSIVAQLLFLAAEDPDKDISLYINSPGGSITAGMAIYDTMQFIKPDVSTICIGMAASMGAFLLAAGEKGKRYALPNSEVMIHQPLGGTQGQASDIEIHARRIIEMREKLNTILSERTGQPLEIIQRDTDRDNFMEANKALEYGLIDKVMEKKPD from the coding sequence ATGAATTTAATTCCAACAGTCATTGAACAAACCAATCGCGGTGAACGTGCGTATGACATTTATTCTCGTCTACTGAAAGACCGCATTATTATGCTAGGTAGTGGGATTGATGATAATGTGTCAAACAGCATCGTCGCTCAATTACTTTTCTTAGCAGCCGAAGATCCGGACAAAGATATTTCCTTATACATTAACTCTCCAGGTGGTTCCATTACAGCTGGTATGGCAATCTATGATACAATGCAGTTCATCAAGCCTGATGTTTCTACAATTTGTATCGGGATGGCTGCATCCATGGGTGCTTTCTTACTAGCAGCTGGGGAAAAAGGAAAACGCTATGCCTTACCTAACAGTGAAGTAATGATTCACCAACCACTGGGTGGTACACAAGGGCAAGCATCGGATATTGAAATCCACGCACGCCGCATTATTGAAATGCGTGAAAAATTGAACACTATCCTGTCTGAGCGCACAGGTCAACCATTAGAAATTATTCAACGTGATACAGATCGTGATAATTTCATGGAAGCAAACAAAGCGCTTGAATATGGCTTAATTGACAAGGTAATGGAGAAAAAGCCAGACTAA
- a CDS encoding HPr family phosphocarrier protein, which translates to MEKTVQVSIEPGLQARPAAQFVQLANRFSSDIFIEKDEKQVNVKSIMGLMSLAIAYGEEITFIIEGPDETEAMEELVSFVEGKRE; encoded by the coding sequence ATGGAAAAAACGGTTCAAGTATCGATTGAACCCGGATTGCAAGCACGTCCAGCGGCACAGTTTGTTCAACTGGCCAATCGTTTTTCATCGGATATTTTCATCGAAAAGGATGAAAAACAGGTCAATGTCAAAAGTATTATGGGTCTTATGAGTTTGGCGATAGCATATGGGGAGGAAATAACATTTATCATCGAAGGTCCAGATGAAACGGAAGCGATGGAGGAACTCGTTTCCTTTGTTGAAGGAAAAAGAGAATAG
- a CDS encoding gluconeogenesis factor YvcK family protein yields MTKQPSVVVVGGGTGMPVLLRGLKDYPIDLSAIVTVADDGGSSGRLRTEMAIPAPGDIRNVIAALSDVEPMLLDLFQHRFKNGNGLSGHSMGNLLLAAMTSVTGDFYNGIKEISRVLNVKGKIYPIANQNMYLHAEMEDGQIIYGESNIPLANKKIKRVFLSPEPVMPLPEAVSAVSNADLVVIAPGSLFTSTLPNLIVPQIGDALRQAKGKVVYVCNVMTQEGETTGYTAADHVKAIHDHVGAGCIHSVIVNNEKIEGDVRAVYAEENAEPVIYDLERLREMDIDVIEADIIDHTKRMLRHDTNKVANLLYSLLENK; encoded by the coding sequence ACTACCCTATCGATTTGTCGGCAATCGTAACTGTGGCAGATGATGGAGGCAGCTCTGGTAGACTTCGTACAGAAATGGCAATCCCAGCACCAGGTGATATTCGAAATGTGATTGCTGCATTGTCTGATGTCGAGCCGATGCTATTAGATTTGTTCCAGCACCGTTTTAAAAATGGAAATGGACTTTCTGGGCATTCCATGGGGAATTTGCTGTTAGCTGCCATGACCTCCGTGACCGGGGATTTTTATAACGGTATCAAAGAAATATCCAGGGTATTAAATGTAAAAGGGAAGATCTACCCAATTGCGAATCAAAATATGTATTTGCATGCGGAAATGGAAGATGGTCAAATCATTTACGGAGAGTCTAATATCCCTTTAGCGAATAAAAAAATAAAACGTGTTTTTTTAAGTCCAGAGCCTGTGATGCCACTTCCTGAAGCAGTATCCGCTGTAAGTAATGCCGACTTAGTCGTCATTGCGCCAGGTAGTTTATTTACGAGTACATTGCCTAATCTAATCGTTCCACAAATTGGTGATGCTTTGCGTCAGGCGAAAGGAAAAGTGGTCTACGTCTGTAACGTAATGACACAGGAAGGGGAGACGACCGGTTATACTGCCGCGGATCATGTCAAAGCGATCCATGATCATGTTGGTGCTGGTTGTATCCACTCTGTTATTGTAAACAATGAAAAAATCGAAGGCGACGTTCGAGCGGTTTACGCCGAAGAAAATGCCGAACCCGTCATTTATGATTTAGAACGACTTCGTGAAATGGATATTGATGTGATTGAAGCAGATATTATCGATCATACGAAAAGGATGCTTCGCCACGATACAAATAAAGTAGCAAACCTTTTATACTCCCTTTTAGAAAACAAATAG
- the nikC gene encoding nickel transporter permease yields MRLSTETNLSPQVTPQSVPAKTPNIWVEALIRLVKSKTSLIGLTIISLLIVIAIFAPLVATHSPIEQDMINRYQAPSGEHWLGTDALGRDIFSRIVYGTRISIQVGLIAVGISAIVGILLGGIAGYFGKWPDLIIMRFIDIMMAFPSILLAIAMVAVLGANLTNTMIAVGIVGIPQFARIVRSTVLSVKETEYIEAARAIGAKNNRILFSHVLPNCLAPIIVQATLSVGTAILDAAGLSFLGLGAQPPTPEWGAMLSDGRAALQSAPWVIMFPGLAIFLVVLGFNLFGDGLRDALDPKLKQ; encoded by the coding sequence ATCAGATTGTCCACCGAAACAAATCTATCTCCACAGGTAACTCCGCAAAGTGTACCTGCAAAAACACCAAATATTTGGGTGGAAGCTCTCATACGACTTGTTAAAAGTAAAACGTCATTGATTGGCCTTACAATCATTTCTCTTTTGATTGTGATAGCAATCTTCGCTCCTTTAGTCGCAACCCATAGTCCGATTGAACAAGACATGATCAATCGTTACCAAGCGCCTTCTGGGGAACACTGGCTAGGGACCGATGCTTTAGGGAGAGATATTTTCAGCCGAATTGTTTATGGAACAAGAATTTCTATCCAAGTTGGCCTTATAGCCGTTGGAATATCTGCCATTGTAGGAATCCTACTCGGTGGTATTGCTGGCTATTTTGGTAAATGGCCTGATTTAATTATTATGCGTTTTATAGATATTATGATGGCTTTCCCTAGTATTCTATTAGCTATCGCTATGGTTGCTGTATTAGGAGCCAATTTAACAAATACGATGATAGCCGTTGGGATTGTCGGGATTCCTCAGTTTGCTCGTATTGTAAGATCGACCGTTCTATCGGTAAAAGAAACGGAATATATTGAAGCTGCTCGGGCCATTGGAGCAAAGAATAATAGAATCCTATTCTCTCATGTCCTACCGAATTGTTTAGCACCTATTATCGTGCAAGCCACGTTAAGTGTTGGGACGGCTATTTTAGATGCCGCCGGCTTAAGCTTCCTTGGCTTAGGGGCACAGCCACCTACTCCAGAATGGGGTGCTATGCTTAGTGACGGTCGAGCTGCCTTACAATCCGCTCCTTGGGTTATCATGTTTCCAGGTTTAGCAATCTTCCTTGTTGTGTTAGGTTTTAATTTATTTGGGGATGGCCTACGAGATGCCTTGGACCCAAAGCTAAAACAATAA